The Heyndrickxia acidicola sequence GGATGGCATCATCGTGATTCCTCAATTTGTTTTAGAAGAATTGCAGCATATTGCAGATTCATCTGATGTGCTTAAAAGAAACAGAGGCAGAAGAGGGCTTGATATTCTTAATCGCATACAAAAAGAGCTTCCGGTTGAAGTCCAAATTTATGAGGGAGACTTTGAGGAAATACAGGAGGTTGACAGCAAGCTAGTCAAGCTTGCAAAGATAACAAATGGGATTGTCGTAACGAATGATTTTAATTTAAATAAGGTTTGCGAGCTTCAGAGTGTACAAGTACTCAATATCAACGATTTGGCGAATGCTGTTAAGCCGGTCGTTCTTCCTGGAGAAGAGCTGAATGTCCAATTAATAAAAGATGGAAAAGAGCACCATCAGGGCATTGCCTATTTAGATGATGGTACAATGATCGTAGTGGAGGAAGGCAGAAATTATATAGGGAAAAGAATTGACGTACTGGTTACGAGTGTTCTTCAGACTTCTGCCGGCAGAATGATTTTTGCCAAACCGAAGCTGCTTGAAAAAGCATTGTAAGATAAACGATTGAATATAAAGATGGGAAGTTAGGGAAATCGTTATGTAGACCGTGGGTTTATGTAACTCATTCTCTTAATTTCCCTTCTTTCCTTTTATAAAGGAATATAAATGAATAGGGGAACAGGGGCTTATGAAGTATCATGTTATTATACCGGCTGCAGGACAGGGAAAACGCATGGGGGCAGGCAAAAATAAATTATTGCTGGAGTTGGACAATGAACCCATTATCCTGCATACATTAAACATTTTTCTGCAGGATGCTGATTGTGAAAAGGTTGCTGTTATCACTCAAAAGGAAGAGGCAGATGTTTTTTCCGGTTTTATTAATAAACTGAAAAATAATGCGAAGGTCTTTTTTGTGAATGGTGGACAGGAACGCCAGCACAGTGTTTATAATGGGATGAAAGCTTTAGGCAATGAAGAGTGTTCTGTTGTACTCGTTCATGATGGTGCAAGGCCGTTTATTAAGAAAGAGGTAATCCGCCAATTAGTAAAAACCGCAGAAGAGACAGGAGCGGCTATTGCTGCTGTTCCCGTTAAGGATACGATAAAAAAAGCGGACTGCTTACAAGTTAAGGAGACCGTTGAGCGGTCCAATCTTTGGCAGGTACAGACACCCCAGGCATTTCAATACAATGTCCTGTGGAAAGCCCATAAAAGGGCGATTGAAGAGGATTTTCTGGGTACTGACGAGTCCTCTTTAGTTGAAAGGCTTGAGTACCCGGTACAGATAGTAGAAAGTGATTATGATAATATAAAACTTACAACGCCTGAAGATCTTTACTTCGCAGAGGCAATAATAAAAAAAAGAGCATTTAGTTAAAATGTATCTATAAAGGAGTATAGCAATGTTTCGTATCGGACAAGGTTTTGATGTACATCAACTAACAGAAGGACGCCCGTTAATTATAGGGGGAATTGAAATTCCTTATGAAAAAGGC is a genomic window containing:
- the ispD gene encoding 2-C-methyl-D-erythritol 4-phosphate cytidylyltransferase, whose protein sequence is MKYHVIIPAAGQGKRMGAGKNKLLLELDNEPIILHTLNIFLQDADCEKVAVITQKEEADVFSGFINKLKNNAKVFFVNGGQERQHSVYNGMKALGNEECSVVLVHDGARPFIKKEVIRQLVKTAEETGAAIAAVPVKDTIKKADCLQVKETVERSNLWQVQTPQAFQYNVLWKAHKRAIEEDFLGTDESSLVERLEYPVQIVESDYDNIKLTTPEDLYFAEAIIKKRAFS